Proteins found in one Phocoena sinus isolate mPhoSin1 chromosome 5, mPhoSin1.pri, whole genome shotgun sequence genomic segment:
- the LOC116753999 gene encoding translation initiation factor IF-2-like, with the protein MGPMPQGSPRTKINSSRNRNGGGGGGGAGGGRRAGRCCHRAPLDVTAARAPPPGLGGGEGAAPAASGVRWGGAAGRGGGRRGRARRSPRNQPGGRGTPRARLAAPSGWGRARPWSPRPARLGLGRGPVAPRLLLAPHAAPPCDPGREAAALRRREKREIAKLIYSQIDSIFLFRNQESTLGYFLRLNHESPLGGCMAICTLEPEKWTFSIGEISFS; encoded by the exons ATGGGCCCAATGCCTCAGGGGAGCCCGAGGACCAAGATAAA TAGTAGCAGGAACAGaaacggcggcggcggcggcggcggggcagGCGGAGGCAGG CGCGCGGGGAGGTGCTGCCACCGCGCGCCCCTTGACGTCACCGCTGCTCGCGCGCCCCCGCccgggttggggggaggggagggggcggcccCGGCGGCCTCCGGGGTGCGGTGGGGAGGGGCCGCGGGCCGTGGCGGCGGGCGGAGGGGGAGGGCCCGGCGGAGTCCTCGGAACCAGCCTGGAGGGCGCGGGACGCCGCGCGCCCGCTTGGCCGCGCCGTCCGGGTGGGGGCGTGCACGGCCCTGGTCCCCCCGGCCGGCCCGCCTAGGACTGGGGCGCGGCCCGGTGGCTCCCCGCCTGCTCCTCGCTCCTCACGCAGCCCCTCCGTGCGACCCCGGGCGTGAGGCGGCCGCGCTGAGGCGCCGAGAGAAA AGGGAAATTGCAAAGCTCATCTACAGCCAGATTGACAGCATATTTCTTTTTAGGAATCAAGAATCAACACTGGGCTATTTCCTAAGATTAAACCATGAAAGCCCACTTGGAGGCTGCATGGCCATCTGCACGCTTGAACCTGAAAAATGGACTTTTTCAATCGGGGAGATCTCCTTCAGCTAA